CTGGATCTCCGAGCGTGGACTCCACCACCTCCGCACTCGTCACCTGCCCCTCCGGCGATACCACAAAACGCAGGTCGATAGACCCTTCAAGGCTTGGATTGATCTTGACTCGCTGCCGGTAGCATTCCAGAATCTCTTGGTTATGGCGGGCCAAGACCTCGGCGACATGAGTCGGGGATCGCACATCCACCGGCACGGATCCGCCGTCGCCTTGCCCCCGTTCCCGCGAGAACCGCTCGAGGCGCGCCAAGTTCCCGTTGCGTATCTCGGCGATCCAACTGCTTTCGCCTTCCTTGGGGCTGTCCGTCTTGTCGACGCCTTCCGTGGCGATTCGCGGGGAAGCGTCCCGAGAGGAAGTCACAACCTGCGTGTCGCCCTCCTGCTGTGCCTGTGTCCGCACAGGCCTGCTGGCGGGCTCAGGGTTTCTCTGCAGCGTCGCGACCTCGCTACTGGCGGGGACGGCCGGTCCATCATACTGCTGCGCAGCTGCCACCTCCGGGCCGGGGACTTGTGGAGTCCGCCGCTCCTCAACACCTTCCCGGCCGTAGCGCGTCTGCACTGCCAGCAGCGCGGTAGCACAGACTATCGCCAGGCACCACTTTGCTCCCTTTCGCACCACAGTCCTGACACCTCCCTTCATCTTCCTCCCCCTCCAGGTTTGTGGCTTCCAGGAACCGCCCCAGGCAGTCCCTCCCACTTCTCTGTAAAGCGCCCCGTGTTCCATACAACCGCCCCCCGATGTACCCCTGTTCTTCCTCCAAGGTGCATCGGTCTTTTCCTTTGCTGGTGGCGGCTATCGTCTTTTCGCACCGCGCCAGGACCGTGCGGTCCCTGCCCCGGTCAGCAAGCAGCGATTGTGCAAATATTCGACTCGTTCTCAGTCCGAGACACCTCACCTCCACCTTGGACGTGAGAGGAGCTCGCGCTCGCTTTGATTGTGCCAATTTACAACAATTCTCGAAGA
This Calditrichota bacterium DNA region includes the following protein-coding sequences:
- a CDS encoding TonB family protein — translated: MKGGVRTVVRKGAKWCLAIVCATALLAVQTRYGREGVEERRTPQVPGPEVAAAQQYDGPAVPASSEVATLQRNPEPASRPVRTQAQQEGDTQVVTSSRDASPRIATEGVDKTDSPKEGESSWIAEIRNGNLARLERFSRERGQGDGGSVPVDVRSPTHVAEVLARHNQEILECYRQRVKINPSLEGSIDLRFVVSPEGQVTSAEVVESTLGDPELECALVNCVLRWTDFGRCNPGEGQHTYRQRYTFGVENR